One window of Theropithecus gelada isolate Dixy chromosome 4, Tgel_1.0, whole genome shotgun sequence genomic DNA carries:
- the LOC112622319 gene encoding proline-rich protein 3 isoform X1 — MPKRKKQNQHQPPTQQQPPLPEREETGDEEDGSPIGPPSLLGPPPMANGKPGDPKSALHRGPPGSRGPLIPPLLSLPPPPWGRGPIRRGLGPRSSPYGRGWWGVNVEPPFPGPGHGGPTRGSFHKEQRNPRRLKSWSLIKNTCPPKDDPQVMEDKSDRPVCRHFAKKGHCRYEDLCAFYHPGVNGPPL, encoded by the exons ATGCCGAAACGAAAGAAGCAGAATCAGCACCAGCCACCGACACAGCAGCAACCCCCACTGCCCGAGCGGGAAGAGACTGGAGATGAGGAGGATGGGAGTCCCATCG GACCACCCAGCCTTCTGGGCCCTCCCCCCATGGCCAATGGAAAACCTGGCGACCCTAAGTCAG ctcTTCACAGAGGTCCTCCAGGATCAAGGGGACCACTGATTCCACCACTGCTGAGTCTCCCACCTCCTCCTTGGGGTAGAGGCCCAATTCGGAGAGGCCTTGGCCCCAGGTCTAGCCCATATGGTCGTGGTTGGTGGGGAGTCAATGTTGAACCTCCTTTTCCGGGGCCAGGTCATGGGGGTCCCACCAGGGGAAGCTTTCACAAAGAACAGAGAAACCCTCGAAGGCTCAAAAGCTGGTCTCTTATCAAGAATACCTGCCCGCCCAAGGATGATCCCCAGGTTATGGAAG ACAAATCCGACCGCCCTGTCTGCCGACATTTTGCCAAAAAGGGTCACTGTCGATATGAGGACCTCTGTGCCTTCTACCATCCAGGCGTCAATGGACCTCCTCTGTGA
- the LOC112622319 gene encoding proline-rich protein 3 isoform X2 has product MPKRKKQNQHQPPTQQQPPLPEREETGDEEDGSPIALHRGPPGSRGPLIPPLLSLPPPPWGRGPIRRGLGPRSSPYGRGWWGVNVEPPFPGPGHGGPTRGSFHKEQRNPRRLKSWSLIKNTCPPKDDPQVMEDKSDRPVCRHFAKKGHCRYEDLCAFYHPGVNGPPL; this is encoded by the exons ATGCCGAAACGAAAGAAGCAGAATCAGCACCAGCCACCGACACAGCAGCAACCCCCACTGCCCGAGCGGGAAGAGACTGGAGATGAGGAGGATGGGAGTCCCATCG ctcTTCACAGAGGTCCTCCAGGATCAAGGGGACCACTGATTCCACCACTGCTGAGTCTCCCACCTCCTCCTTGGGGTAGAGGCCCAATTCGGAGAGGCCTTGGCCCCAGGTCTAGCCCATATGGTCGTGGTTGGTGGGGAGTCAATGTTGAACCTCCTTTTCCGGGGCCAGGTCATGGGGGTCCCACCAGGGGAAGCTTTCACAAAGAACAGAGAAACCCTCGAAGGCTCAAAAGCTGGTCTCTTATCAAGAATACCTGCCCGCCCAAGGATGATCCCCAGGTTATGGAAG ACAAATCCGACCGCCCTGTCTGCCGACATTTTGCCAAAAAGGGTCACTGTCGATATGAGGACCTCTGTGCCTTCTACCATCCAGGCGTCAATGGACCTCCTCTGTGA